In Flavobacterium enshiense, the genomic stretch GTTCTTGGGTATTGGGAAAATGAAATCATTAGGCTGTGCGTTTTCCTTTTTGTATTTCTGAATGATATCCAGTGCTACCTTACCGATTTTGAATTGGTGTACCCTATCGGTTTTGCGAATGAGTTTTTTAATACGGCTTTCTTCTTCGTTGAAATGATGCCATTGCAGTTCGACCACATCGCCAAAACGCAAACCACCGGCATAAATGGAAAACAGAAACATATCTTTTGCTAGTTCAGCAGCAGATTCTTTTTTTACTTCTGAATTGATTAGTTTTTCGATTTGGTCTTTCTTTAAAAACATTCGCTTGGCGGTGTCTTTTTTCAATGTCAATTTACTAAACGGATACATGTATTCCGGAATCAAATCTTCTTTAATAGCTTCCTTAAACATAATTGCCAAAATCATTACAGAATAACGTTGTGTGGTTTGTCCGTTTTTCAACGTATTACTCATGTAACCGATGTAATTTAAAAGCAAGGAAACAGTGATATCATCGAAAAAGACATCCTTACTTCCTACCCATTTTTCAAACTTCTCCAGGTAGACTAAATAGTTTCGATAAGTTCCCACCGACACATTACCTCTGATTTTCTCACAATGCTTGTAGGCATACTCAAAGAAGTTAGGCACTTCTTTTCCCTTAATGGCTTCT encodes the following:
- a CDS encoding site-specific integrase, with product MASIKLVLRTNQKDQSGHSPLYIRLIKDRKAKFITTGVKLKESEWDEVKQRVKKNHSHSARMNANLTQKIADAEAQVADMERKVKTVSSKKLKEAIKGKEVPNFFEYAYKHCEKIRGNVSVGTYRNYLVYLEKFEKWVGSKDVFFDDITVSLLLNYIGYMSNTLKNGQTTQRYSVMILAIMFKEAIKEDLIPEYMYPFSKLTLKKDTAKRMFLKKDQIEKLINSEVKKESAAELAKDMFLFSIYAGGLRFGDVVELQWHHFNEEESRIKKLIRKTDRVHQFKIGKVALDIIQKYKKENAQPNDFIFPIPKNEVLYSKNEEYRHELIEKANKACNFQLNRIGKKMELPFALTFHLSRHTFATNALNNGMRIEHVSKLMDHQDISTTQIYAKIISEELDKAVDEFIY